Proteins co-encoded in one Flavobacterium sp. M31R6 genomic window:
- a CDS encoding DUF5107 domain-containing protein, giving the protein MKLKSAVFLLYLVSQFVVGQNNAPTIKVYKKVFTTYPFSDPDPIPKPDSKIYPYYRFDGFTDKPVQKEWKVIELENDYIKLTILPEVGGKVWSAIEKSTGKDFIYNNHVIKFRDIAMRGPWTSGGVEGNYGIIGHTPNCATPVDYITTTREDGSVSCVIGVLDLLTRTSWKLDINLPKDKAYFTTNSFWFNSTAFEQPYYTWMNTGIKAAGNLQFIYPGKNYLGHDGEYNSWPINKENGKDLSFYNNNNFGGYKSYHVFGKYSDFFGGYWHDEDFGMARYSNHDDKPGKKIWIWGLSQQGMIWEKLLTDTDGQYVEVQSGRLFNQSAENSMYTPFKHRSFSPYQSDSWTEYWFPVKQTKGFVKANNYGSVNVKNEDGWLKIYFSPLQKLNEKLVVFDNGKVVYSKDISVKPMELFKDSIRVSVDENKLKLAIGENKLVWNSAPEDGNLSRPLEIPKDFDNNSVYGLYLQGKNYISFKDYIKAEEKLIECLKKEPNYAPALSDMASLQIRKSQYAEAILTASKALAINTYDPAANYYYAMANLYLGNKTDAKDGFDLAASSVEYRSASYTELSKIYFCENETTKAIEYADKSLLNNQYNLESLQLLAVIYRLQNDATKSTEILNRINGVDPLSHFVRFEKFILDGSEVSKKNFTSLIQNEMPQQTYLELGMWYYRLNRKEEASKAFSLAVPNAELLYWKAFLENKAVDLSQIQPGISFPFRAETANVLEKLIPTNNQWQLKYHLALIEWNRNNIAKAKELFQQCGTKSMDPAFYAARAALMKENPELALIDLQQAIKLDKQGWRYSKLLTEHFIVQKQYDKALAVVEPFYKGHKENYIIGMLYAKTLLLNKKYAVADVFLTQLKILPFEGATIGRQLYHEAKLMQAVTEMKNKQYKKALQFIAEAKLWPENLGVGKPYDENIDERLENWLNYLCYTNLGDQTTANESLQKIIAFSPKVDNTVMNFLPANQLVSAWAIEKTSNAKKAEEWLQAQAKIYPSNKIIQWCLHTYTKKQSVGLTEDEKDGEVRILEKL; this is encoded by the coding sequence ATGAAATTAAAATCAGCAGTTTTCCTTTTATATCTTGTTAGTCAGTTTGTTGTTGGACAGAATAATGCACCAACAATCAAAGTGTATAAAAAAGTTTTTACCACCTATCCTTTTTCAGATCCCGATCCTATTCCAAAACCAGATTCAAAAATCTATCCATATTATCGATTTGATGGCTTTACAGATAAGCCTGTACAAAAGGAATGGAAAGTGATAGAACTGGAGAACGATTATATTAAACTAACGATTTTGCCAGAAGTGGGAGGCAAAGTTTGGTCTGCTATCGAGAAATCAACAGGAAAAGATTTTATTTACAACAATCATGTGATTAAATTTAGAGACATTGCTATGCGCGGACCTTGGACTAGCGGTGGTGTTGAAGGGAATTATGGAATTATTGGGCATACGCCAAATTGTGCCACCCCAGTAGATTACATAACCACTACCAGAGAAGACGGTAGTGTAAGTTGCGTGATTGGAGTATTGGATTTGCTTACCCGAACTTCTTGGAAATTAGACATCAATTTGCCAAAGGATAAGGCTTATTTCACCACCAATTCTTTTTGGTTTAATAGTACTGCATTTGAGCAGCCTTATTATACTTGGATGAATACGGGAATTAAAGCAGCCGGTAATTTGCAATTTATTTATCCGGGTAAAAATTATCTTGGTCACGATGGTGAGTATAATTCATGGCCCATCAACAAGGAAAATGGTAAGGATCTTTCTTTTTACAACAATAACAATTTTGGAGGTTACAAATCATACCATGTGTTCGGTAAATACAGTGATTTTTTTGGAGGATATTGGCATGATGAAGATTTTGGAATGGCTAGATATAGCAATCACGATGATAAACCCGGAAAGAAAATATGGATTTGGGGTTTATCACAACAAGGAATGATCTGGGAAAAATTATTGACGGACACAGACGGACAATATGTAGAAGTGCAAAGCGGAAGATTATTCAATCAATCTGCTGAAAATAGTATGTACACGCCTTTTAAACACCGCTCTTTTTCACCGTACCAGTCGGATTCTTGGACAGAGTATTGGTTTCCAGTTAAACAAACCAAAGGATTTGTAAAAGCAAATAATTATGGTTCCGTAAATGTGAAAAACGAGGATGGCTGGTTGAAGATTTATTTTTCGCCATTGCAAAAGTTGAACGAAAAACTGGTTGTGTTTGATAATGGAAAAGTGGTGTATTCCAAGGATATTTCCGTTAAGCCTATGGAATTATTCAAAGACTCTATTCGTGTTTCCGTTGATGAAAATAAGTTAAAACTAGCAATCGGAGAGAATAAATTGGTTTGGAATTCGGCGCCAGAAGATGGAAATCTAAGTCGTCCATTAGAAATTCCAAAAGATTTCGACAATAATTCGGTATATGGTTTATACCTTCAAGGGAAAAACTACATCAGTTTTAAGGATTATATAAAAGCGGAGGAAAAGCTTATCGAATGTTTGAAAAAAGAGCCAAATTATGCTCCGGCATTATCGGATATGGCATCTTTGCAAATCAGAAAATCTCAATATGCCGAGGCAATTTTAACTGCTAGTAAAGCTTTAGCAATTAACACGTATGATCCAGCTGCCAATTATTATTATGCTATGGCCAACTTATATTTAGGAAACAAAACCGACGCAAAAGACGGTTTTGATCTTGCCGCTTCGAGTGTTGAATATCGTAGCGCTTCTTATACGGAGTTGAGTAAAATTTACTTTTGTGAAAACGAAACAACAAAAGCAATTGAGTATGCCGATAAAAGTTTATTGAACAATCAATATAATCTGGAAAGCCTGCAATTGTTGGCTGTGATATATCGCTTGCAAAATGATGCTACAAAATCAACTGAAATACTTAACAGAATTAACGGAGTTGATCCTTTGAGTCATTTTGTACGTTTTGAAAAATTTATTTTGGATGGTTCAGAAGTTTCTAAGAAAAATTTTACTTCATTGATTCAGAATGAAATGCCACAACAAACTTATCTGGAATTAGGAATGTGGTATTATCGATTAAATCGTAAGGAAGAGGCATCAAAAGCTTTTTCACTTGCTGTACCAAATGCAGAGCTATTGTATTGGAAAGCATTTTTGGAAAACAAAGCAGTAGATTTAAGTCAGATTCAACCTGGAATCAGTTTTCCATTTCGTGCTGAAACCGCCAATGTGTTAGAAAAATTGATACCAACAAATAATCAATGGCAATTAAAATACCATTTGGCATTGATTGAATGGAACCGAAATAATATAGCAAAAGCTAAAGAATTGTTCCAACAATGCGGCACAAAATCGATGGATCCAGCTTTTTATGCTGCAAGGGCGGCTTTGATGAAAGAGAATCCAGAATTAGCTTTGATTGATCTTCAACAAGCTATTAAGTTGGATAAACAAGGATGGAGATATTCTAAATTATTGACGGAACATTTTATCGTACAAAAACAGTATGATAAAGCACTAGCTGTTGTAGAGCCTTTTTACAAAGGGCACAAGGAGAATTATATCATAGGAATGTTATATGCCAAAACACTGTTGCTTAACAAAAAATATGCAGTTGCAGATGTATTTTTAACCCAATTGAAAATTCTTCCTTTTGAAGGAGCCACAATTGGCAGACAATTGTATCATGAAGCCAAACTAATGCAGGCGGTAACAGAAATGAAAAACAAACAATACAAAAAAGCATTACAGTTTATTGCAGAGGCTAAATTATGGCCTGAAAATTTAGGCGTTGGGAAACCGTATGACGAAAACATAGACGAAAGATTGGAAAACTGGCTGAATTATTTGTGTTACACAAACCTTGGAGATCAGACAACAGCTAATGAATCGTTGCAAAAAATCATTGCTTTCAGTCCAAAAGTGGATAATACGGTTATGAACTTTTTACCGGCAAATCAATTGGTTTCAGCATGGGCTATTGAAAAAACGTCTAATGCAAAAAAAGCGGAAGAATGGTTACAGGCTCAGGCAAAGATATATCCTTCCAATAAAATTATTCAGTGGTGTCTTCATACTTATACCAAAAAACAATCAGTTGGCTTAACAGAGGATGAAAAAGATGGTGAAGTCAGAATTTTGGAAAAACTTTAA
- a CDS encoding glycoside hydrolase domain-containing protein, with product MQNNSKPRFFISSLFALCLFITTGALHAQELKYTDGNNSWNPSLLGNHRAVVQFTGSGTVAKTTIDWRRRDENPEMKQIIVQDAKTGKDILNVKPENINRESGTIFFEPVSGKGTYYVYYLPYIDEGPNVYYPKGVYVKAKNTADAAWLSTVKTDLKTNCNVSEIQSINAFNSFYPMEVIATATETQNLIAQNKGKAFLVFPEDRMNSIRMQKDLPKRWIDKGVQNTFTDTALKGEYLAFQLGVYALQDLSNVKITFSDLKNKEGKTISAKNISCINTDGIKYDGSVFSNSVNVPKGRIQAMWCGIDVPESTTAGDYLGEVLVSSGGATQAVSLHLVVNEDVTKNGGIDHPEKMTRLKWLNSTMAQENTVIAPYTPLEVKETEISLLGRKVLLNKNGLPTQIQTFFTPEMTSIGTKANNILVAPAQFHLVDNAGKEINNWKNTSFKFTKKEAGTVAWESTNTDTAVEMQVNGTLEFDGFLSYTVKITALEDVTFNDINFQMPLQPTSAKYLMGLGQKGGERPESLKWKWDVANKNQDGAWIGNVNSGLQFSLRDEKYSRPLNTNFYLQKPLILPASWGNENKGGIDIVPSGKTVLVNAYSGNRTMKKGDVLYYNFNLLITPFHAINTDFQWDSRFYHRYNNLDTIAKTGATIVNIHHATPINPYINYPFIEHEKMKNYIDEAHSKGLKVKIYNTIRELSNKSYEIHALRSLGHEIFTPGKGGGFNWLQEHIGEDYIAAWFVPEIKDAAIVNSGMNRWHNYYVEGMNWLVQNVGIDGVYLDDVAFDRVTMKRVKRVLTKDGHPGIIDLHSANQYNKSDGFNNSANLYMEHFPYLNKLWFGEYFDYEKNQPDFFLTEVSGIPFGLMGEMLQDGGNAWRGMIYGMTNRMPWSENADPRPIWKVWNDFGIKGSEMVGYWSENCPVRTTNAKVLATVYKKKGAALISIASWADEDVKVKLNIDWKKLGIDPAKAKITIPEVKNFQSAQQFSVNSELSVAKGKGFLLIVNQ from the coding sequence ATGCAAAACAACTCAAAACCGAGATTTTTTATAAGTAGCTTATTTGCACTTTGTCTTTTTATAACTACTGGTGCTTTACATGCGCAAGAGTTAAAATACACTGATGGAAATAACAGTTGGAATCCAAGTTTACTCGGAAATCATCGTGCTGTAGTACAGTTTACGGGTAGCGGAACAGTTGCCAAAACTACAATCGACTGGAGAAGAAGAGATGAAAATCCAGAGATGAAACAGATTATTGTTCAGGATGCTAAAACAGGTAAAGACATTCTTAATGTGAAGCCTGAAAATATAAATAGAGAATCGGGAACTATTTTTTTCGAACCTGTTTCTGGTAAAGGAACCTATTATGTGTATTATTTGCCATACATAGATGAAGGACCAAATGTGTATTATCCCAAAGGGGTTTATGTTAAAGCTAAAAACACTGCCGATGCCGCATGGTTGTCTACAGTAAAAACCGATTTAAAGACTAATTGTAATGTTTCGGAAATTCAAAGTATCAATGCTTTCAATAGTTTTTATCCTATGGAAGTGATTGCTACGGCTACTGAAACACAAAATTTAATTGCGCAAAATAAAGGAAAAGCTTTCTTGGTTTTCCCGGAAGATCGAATGAATTCTATCCGAATGCAAAAAGATTTACCAAAACGCTGGATTGATAAAGGTGTTCAAAATACGTTCACTGATACTGCATTAAAAGGAGAATATTTAGCTTTTCAATTGGGAGTTTATGCTTTGCAAGATTTAAGCAACGTGAAAATTACTTTTTCAGATTTAAAAAACAAGGAAGGAAAAACAATTTCAGCAAAAAATATAAGCTGTATCAATACAGATGGAATAAAATATGATGGTTCTGTTTTTTCAAACAGTGTAAATGTTCCAAAAGGCAGAATACAAGCGATGTGGTGCGGAATTGATGTTCCGGAAAGCACTACGGCTGGAGATTATTTAGGTGAGGTTTTGGTTAGTTCGGGTGGTGCCACCCAAGCAGTTTCTCTTCATTTGGTGGTTAATGAAGATGTTACTAAGAATGGTGGCATTGACCACCCCGAGAAAATGACCCGATTAAAATGGTTGAATTCTACAATGGCGCAAGAAAACACCGTTATTGCACCATATACACCATTGGAAGTAAAGGAAACAGAGATTTCGTTATTAGGGCGAAAAGTGCTTTTGAATAAAAATGGATTGCCAACTCAGATTCAAACTTTTTTCACACCCGAAATGACTTCAATTGGTACTAAAGCCAATAATATATTAGTCGCTCCTGCCCAATTCCATTTAGTGGATAATGCCGGAAAAGAAATCAATAATTGGAAAAATACCAGTTTCAAATTTACAAAAAAAGAAGCAGGAACAGTAGCATGGGAAAGCACCAACACAGATACTGCTGTTGAGATGCAGGTAAACGGAACACTTGAATTTGATGGGTTTTTATCATATACTGTTAAAATTACGGCTCTTGAAGATGTTACTTTCAATGATATCAATTTTCAAATGCCTTTGCAACCTACATCAGCTAAATATTTGATGGGATTAGGTCAAAAAGGTGGAGAACGTCCTGAATCACTTAAATGGAAATGGGATGTTGCCAATAAAAATCAGGATGGTGCATGGATTGGAAATGTGAATTCTGGATTGCAGTTTTCTTTGAGAGATGAAAAATACAGCCGTCCTTTAAACACTAATTTCTATTTGCAAAAACCATTAATCTTGCCAGCTTCTTGGGGTAATGAAAACAAAGGAGGAATTGATATTGTTCCTAGTGGGAAAACGGTTTTGGTTAATGCTTACAGCGGAAACCGAACCATGAAAAAAGGGGATGTTTTGTACTATAATTTCAATTTATTGATTACACCTTTTCACGCAATCAATACAGATTTCCAGTGGGATAGTAGATTTTATCACAGATATAATAATTTAGATACCATTGCAAAAACGGGAGCTACAATTGTGAATATTCATCATGCAACACCTATAAATCCATATATCAATTATCCTTTTATTGAACATGAAAAGATGAAAAACTATATTGATGAAGCACATAGCAAGGGATTAAAAGTAAAAATTTACAATACTATTAGAGAGCTTAGTAACAAAAGTTACGAGATACATGCTTTACGCAGTTTGGGGCACGAAATTTTTACTCCAGGTAAAGGAGGAGGATTTAATTGGTTGCAAGAGCATATTGGTGAAGATTATATTGCAGCATGGTTTGTTCCCGAAATTAAGGACGCAGCTATTGTAAACAGCGGTATGAACCGTTGGCACAATTATTATGTCGAAGGAATGAATTGGTTGGTTCAAAATGTAGGTATAGACGGTGTTTACCTAGATGACGTTGCTTTTGATAGAGTTACGATGAAGCGAGTTAAAAGGGTATTGACTAAAGACGGACATCCCGGAATAATTGATTTGCACAGCGCTAACCAATACAACAAAAGCGATGGATTTAATAACAGCGCCAATTTATACATGGAGCATTTTCCATATCTAAATAAACTTTGGTTTGGTGAATATTTTGATTACGAAAAAAACCAACCTGACTTTTTCTTGACCGAAGTAAGCGGAATCCCTTTCGGACTTATGGGGGAAATGTTGCAAGATGGCGGTAATGCTTGGCGTGGAATGATTTACGGAATGACGAACAGAATGCCTTGGAGTGAAAATGCAGATCCACGTCCCATTTGGAAAGTATGGAATGATTTCGGTATCAAGGGTTCAGAAATGGTAGGATATTGGAGCGAAAACTGTCCAGTAAGAACTACTAATGCTAAGGTATTGGCAACTGTTTATAAAAAGAAAGGCGCAGCATTAATCTCTATTGCAAGTTGGGCCGATGAGGATGTAAAGGTAAAACTGAACATTGACTGGAAAAAATTAGGAATTGATCCTGCTAAGGCTAAAATAACGATTCCAGAAGTAAAGAATTTTCAATCAGCTCAGCAATTTTCTGTTAATTCGGAACTTTCAGTTGCTAAAGGGAAAGGCTTTCTGTTGATTGTAAATCAATAA
- a CDS encoding c-type cytochrome: protein MKKIVVIGILFALPIMIFNSCNSSSANTVAKEETKDESYITIDTSKIPNDKFGESVRYGRELMLRTAYYIGPDGIKGKYLGNKMNCTNCHQDAGTKPYAFNLMSSHDNYPQYRGREDKVLTLAERVNNCVMRPHSGKPLPLDSDEMVAFLSYFKWISKFVPKDSLFKGSKNLKIEFPEVAASPERGKVLFTENCARCHGNDGEGKFNEDKSGYVYPPLWGKYAYQPGSSMHRVIKQAQWLKGNMPFDKVTVGKPYLTDAQALDIAAYVNDDSVHTRPNPKTLDYPNPKAKAIDYAHAPFSDPFSEKQHKLGPFKPIIEYWKKQGWEPIY from the coding sequence ATGAAAAAAATAGTTGTTATAGGAATCCTTTTTGCTTTGCCAATAATGATTTTTAATTCTTGTAATTCTTCTTCGGCCAATACAGTTGCAAAAGAAGAAACAAAAGATGAATCTTATATTACAATCGATACTTCAAAAATTCCAAATGATAAGTTTGGTGAATCGGTACGTTATGGGAGAGAATTAATGCTAAGAACGGCATATTATATTGGTCCAGATGGAATTAAGGGAAAATATTTGGGCAACAAAATGAATTGTACCAATTGCCATCAAGATGCGGGAACTAAACCATATGCTTTCAATTTGATGTCATCACATGACAATTATCCACAATATCGAGGGCGAGAAGACAAAGTACTCACGCTTGCAGAACGTGTTAACAATTGTGTTATGCGTCCGCATTCCGGTAAACCATTGCCATTGGACAGCGATGAAATGGTAGCTTTCTTATCTTATTTTAAATGGATTAGCAAGTTTGTGCCAAAGGACAGTTTATTTAAAGGATCTAAAAATCTAAAAATTGAATTTCCGGAAGTTGCTGCAAGTCCTGAAAGAGGAAAAGTACTTTTCACCGAAAACTGCGCTCGTTGTCACGGAAATGATGGGGAAGGAAAATTCAATGAGGACAAATCAGGATATGTTTACCCACCTTTATGGGGAAAATATGCCTACCAACCCGGTTCAAGCATGCATAGAGTTATCAAACAAGCGCAATGGCTAAAAGGGAATATGCCTTTTGACAAAGTAACTGTTGGTAAACCCTATTTGACAGATGCTCAGGCACTCGATATTGCGGCTTATGTTAATGATGATTCTGTTCATACCCGACCAAACCCAAAAACATTGGATTATCCAAATCCAAAGGCAAAGGCAATAGATTATGCACATGCCCCTTTTAGTGATCCTTTTTCTGAAAAACAACATAAGTTAGGACCTTTCAAACCCATTATTGAATATTGGAAAAAACAAGGGTGGGAGCCTATTTATTAA
- a CDS encoding aryl-sulfate sulfotransferase: MIKRFLSIALFVFSLLMLMSCSNKGNCIQNITVGTHGNNELKIQIDVTTSTDAKVYVEYWREATGSKGKMTSLTTSGGTKHSLVLCSITPETKYNYQVVTIQDDVKNTSKVYAFKSRQLPEWFQKQFKANCPKPNLLPENFKKGFMLMSKRETPGVAYIVDYKGNLRWYHTVEGTGFKVSCFTDDQTIISILGKNDEPTSYGSEILEINLQGDTLTHIKKGQGDFKQVIHHEIIKKSTNEIVTLFVDERITDLSSIGGKKKDTINGDGILILDKKGKQLWKWSVFDDLDPMKDKALLKTKKDWMHANSLNYDKDGNFIISFYNNGQIWKVDAKTGKVIWKIGKGGTMTMPANCNFSQAHAAHINQEGSLMFFDNGVDKKQSAVFAMKVDEKGNAIKLDYQVKLPKEIYNDRMGSAYMIDKETILCCCSKRHITVLTDKKGVLLWALESEIPPYRVKFIPEDKLKPFLFN, encoded by the coding sequence ATGATTAAGAGATTTTTATCCATAGCACTTTTTGTTTTCTCGCTATTAATGCTGATGAGTTGTTCTAATAAAGGCAACTGTATCCAAAATATCACCGTAGGAACTCATGGTAACAACGAATTGAAGATTCAAATCGATGTTACCACAAGTACTGATGCAAAGGTATATGTAGAATATTGGCGTGAAGCAACTGGAAGTAAAGGTAAAATGACTTCCTTGACAACATCTGGAGGAACAAAACATTCTTTGGTACTTTGTTCTATCACTCCAGAGACTAAGTACAACTATCAGGTTGTGACGATTCAGGATGATGTAAAAAATACAAGCAAAGTTTATGCTTTCAAATCCAGACAATTGCCGGAATGGTTTCAAAAGCAATTCAAAGCCAATTGTCCAAAACCTAATTTGTTGCCAGAGAATTTCAAAAAGGGTTTTATGCTTATGAGCAAAAGGGAAACTCCGGGTGTAGCTTATATAGTAGATTATAAAGGAAATTTGAGATGGTATCATACTGTAGAAGGAACGGGTTTCAAAGTTTCCTGTTTTACCGATGACCAAACGATTATTTCCATACTTGGGAAAAATGATGAGCCAACGAGTTATGGTAGTGAGATTTTAGAAATTAATTTGCAAGGCGATACACTAACACATATTAAAAAAGGTCAAGGTGATTTTAAACAAGTGATTCATCATGAAATCATAAAAAAATCGACCAACGAAATCGTGACTTTGTTTGTTGATGAAAGAATAACCGACTTATCCTCGATAGGCGGAAAAAAGAAAGATACCATCAACGGTGACGGAATTCTTATTTTGGATAAAAAAGGAAAACAACTTTGGAAATGGAGTGTTTTTGACGATTTAGATCCAATGAAAGATAAAGCATTACTGAAAACAAAAAAGGATTGGATGCATGCCAATAGTTTGAATTATGACAAAGACGGCAATTTTATAATTTCGTTTTATAATAACGGCCAAATTTGGAAAGTAGATGCCAAAACCGGAAAAGTAATCTGGAAAATAGGAAAGGGCGGAACAATGACTATGCCAGCCAATTGTAATTTCTCGCAAGCCCACGCTGCACATATTAACCAAGAAGGTAGTTTAATGTTTTTTGATAATGGTGTCGATAAAAAACAGTCTGCTGTTTTTGCTATGAAAGTAGATGAAAAAGGCAATGCCATAAAACTAGATTACCAAGTGAAATTACCAAAGGAAATCTATAATGACAGAATGGGAAGTGCCTATATGATTGACAAAGAAACCATATTGTGTTGTTGTTCAAAAAGACACATAACTGTTCTGACCGATAAAAAAGGGGTTTTACTTTGGGCCTTAGAGTCTGAAATTCCTCCTTATCGTGTTAAGTTTATCCCGGAAGATAAACTCAAACCGTTTCTTTTTAACTAA
- a CDS encoding RagB/SusD family nutrient uptake outer membrane protein yields the protein MKKYTILLLLLTAGVQFSCNNDLDPTVYSNLTNTNGYQTKSDAIAAVNSIYGRLKGPVVGDNFSYWATRHFALTDLATDLGHCQYGGDPGQLSLGTWNAANGLLKEDWNAMYKLIANANSAIYNIAPMTGISEAEKAQFIAEAKFLRASAYMDLTDSWGPVILITEANLGNPGYLDQTPPTSVEDIDAFLIKELNEAAAVLPVNYKKSTIYDSNDVGRATKGAALTLLAKLYLRSHSWQQVVSITKQVMDLNEYSLYPSYNGLFKESNKWCSENIFSSLSDANTNGTELLNHFGPVDHPVVQNRWQYYTVNWDFYNTFGDEDERKQCFFPEFMGVDGLLHKQAPTLGAEPPAGEFYMPDVSTRKYADDETTTYYDGHSVDILRYADVLLSRAEAINELSGPTAEAIDLINQVKARSHAKLLVMADYNQTTLRDAILQERGWEFFFEGKRRSDLIRMNKYDVLVNAYHLRVGEAAQIKMPQNKFYTYPQSQVDLNPKLSNADRQ from the coding sequence ATGAAAAAATATACAATACTATTACTTTTACTTACCGCAGGAGTACAATTTTCGTGCAATAACGATCTTGATCCCACAGTATATAGTAATTTGACCAATACAAATGGGTATCAAACAAAGTCGGATGCCATTGCGGCCGTCAATTCAATCTATGGTCGACTTAAAGGACCCGTTGTTGGGGATAACTTTTCGTACTGGGCAACGAGACATTTTGCTTTGACAGATCTTGCAACAGATTTAGGGCATTGCCAATATGGTGGTGACCCAGGACAATTGTCTTTGGGAACTTGGAATGCTGCCAATGGACTACTTAAAGAAGATTGGAATGCAATGTATAAGTTGATTGCCAATGCCAACAGTGCGATTTACAACATCGCACCTATGACCGGAATTTCGGAGGCAGAAAAAGCGCAATTTATAGCTGAAGCTAAGTTTTTAAGAGCTTCTGCCTATATGGACTTGACAGATTCTTGGGGGCCGGTAATTTTAATTACAGAAGCCAATTTAGGAAACCCGGGGTATTTAGATCAAACACCTCCAACATCAGTTGAGGACATTGATGCTTTCTTGATTAAAGAACTTAATGAAGCTGCAGCCGTATTACCGGTTAACTATAAAAAAAGTACTATTTATGATAGCAATGATGTGGGGCGTGCTACCAAAGGTGCTGCATTAACGTTATTGGCAAAATTATATTTGCGTAGCCACAGCTGGCAACAAGTAGTGAGCATTACCAAACAGGTAATGGATCTTAATGAATACAGTCTTTATCCTTCTTATAATGGGTTGTTCAAAGAAAGCAACAAATGGTGCAGTGAAAATATTTTCTCTTCTCTTAGTGATGCCAATACGAATGGAACAGAATTGTTGAATCACTTTGGACCGGTAGATCACCCGGTTGTTCAAAACAGATGGCAGTATTATACCGTAAATTGGGATTTCTATAATACTTTTGGTGATGAAGATGAAAGAAAACAATGTTTCTTCCCTGAATTTATGGGTGTTGATGGTTTGTTGCACAAGCAAGCTCCTACATTGGGTGCTGAACCACCCGCTGGTGAATTCTACATGCCGGATGTATCTACAAGGAAATATGCAGATGATGAGACTACAACTTATTATGATGGTCACAGTGTAGATATTTTGCGTTATGCCGATGTATTGTTAAGTAGAGCTGAAGCAATAAATGAGCTAAGCGGTCCTACTGCCGAAGCAATAGATCTTATTAATCAAGTTAAAGCGAGATCACATGCTAAACTTTTGGTTATGGCAGATTACAATCAAACTACCCTAAGAGATGCTATTTTGCAAGAAAGAGGATGGGAGTTTTTCTTTGAAGGAAAACGTCGTTCCGATTTAATCAGAATGAACAAATATGATGTTCTTGTAAATGCATACCACCTTAGAGTAGGTGAAGCGGCTCAAATCAAGATGCCTCAAAATAAATTTTATACGTACCCTCAAAGTCAAGTTGATCTTAACCCTAAGTTAAGTAATGCCGACAGACAGTAA